The genomic window GATGAACATCATAATCGACAATCGCACCGGCAGCATCCGTCGGTCCATCCTCACCATCGGTCCCACCCGACAGAATGACAATTTTCTCCCACTCGGCCTCTGATAACGAATACTCGATCAGTCGCTTGTAAGCAGCCAACGCAAGTTGTTGATTGCGTCCACCGAGCCCACGAACGGCAGGTGGAGCAAGAGTCACTACGGGCTCGCCGCCGGTAACGAAGCAGTTCGCACGATGCGTATTTCGATCATGCAGCATCCCTACCAACATGTCTGCATGATGACGACCGACGTCTTCCGCCGTACCTTCACTTTTCGTTTGGGAGTGCATGATGTGATTGTAGCCAAGGCTTTCCGCGACGATCCCCGCCTCATCAACAGCCACGGCATTATTTCCGATGATGATTGTCGTCGCGTGCGTCGTGATCGCCTGCGGAGTTTCCGGCTTGTTCCCCAGGACTCGATAGATCGCCGCTGGAAGTTCGAGTCCTGGATCGAAATGCTTCAGTATCTCGATCGCATCTTCTTGACTCGATGAATCCTCGACCGTCGGCCCCGAGGCAATCAAATCAATTGGATCCCCAAGAACATCCGAAAGGACCAACGTCACGAGTTCACCCGCCCGACAATACCGAAGGAGACCGCCACCCTTTACGCGGCTGAGATGTTTGCGAACGGTATTGAGTTCGACAATTCCCGCACCGCTCTCACTCAGTCGTCGGATGACCGCTAATTTGTCATCGAGCGTGATACCGCGGCAGGGTGCGGTTAGCAAAGCACTGCCGCCGCCTGACAGCAACGCGATACAAAGATCACGTGGCTTTGCATTTTGCACGAGACCAAGAATTTGTTCGGTTCCATAAACGCCTTCGGGACGAGGCTCGTTGACACCAACGGGGCGAGCCTCGTGAACGCGTACACTTTGGGGGATTGAACCGAGGTCATTCTCGTAAAGCCTCGGCTCCAGAGACCAAGCTGCAGCGTTCGACGGTGGCACATTGATCCATCCCTCAATAGGCAACCAGCCGGCGATCTTGTCGCACAATCCCGCTGTCATCGCAGCGGTCGCCTTGCCAGCGCCAATGACTAGAACCCGGTCAAAATCTGCTCGGTGGACAACATGATCGCCAATGAACAGACCGTCTGGATCCGAAACGTCGAGCGAGACTTGAGCTTGCAACAACTCACGGCCCCGAACCGAATCGACACCAGCATTCCAAATCGTTAGAGCGTCTGTGCGTGGCGTGCTGATGTTACCGTCACCCTTGGAGCGTTTCAAAGCGACGCAAATCGTAATTGACGCCAGCGTAATCGAGGACTCGACAAAGTGCTCTGAGCGCCACACCAAAACCATCGGGTCCGCTAACGCCACCAAATTGGCCGCCGCCTTTCACGTGAGGCTCTAAATCCATGAAGACACCGTCGACGCCTCGCGAAACCATGCGTTGGTTTAGCTCTGGCAAGAATCCCTTCAAATCTCGGAAGATCGCCTCGTGATTGCTGTCGCCTCGATCTGCCGGCACGAAATGACTGACGCTCGCTTCATCAACGTGCTCCACACGCGAAGTCGTCGTAGGATCGTGGTAGTCTTTGATGTGTAACCATCCCAAACTTGGCTTCATTGCGGTGTACTGAGCATAAACCTCGTCTGGCGAGAACCCTTGCATCACAATGTTGCCACCATCGAAAATCGTCAACATCGCTGGGTGATTCACTTTTTCTGCGATCGTAGCGAGCAAGTGACCGGTCTGGCCAACTAGATTGGCTTCAACTTCCAAGCCGAATGTCAAGTCATTTGCTTCGCAAACGTCCGCGATTTGGCTTAGCTGGTCCGAGACCTGTTGGACATGATCTTCGGGTTTTGTTCCCTTGGGATGGTAGAACGAGAAACCGCGGATCAGTTTACATCCGAACGCATTGGCGCGATCGCAAGCGGCTTGAACCTCGGTCTTGAGATATTCAGCGAACGGGACGTAGCGATTTTCGGTGCCGTCGTCGACATCGAGCAACTTCACCTTGCCAATCGGAGAACCGATACTGCTAACCTTGAGCCCATAGTCGCCCTGCATTTTTACCAAATGCTGAATCTCTGGCTCGCTAAGAGCCATCACATTCTTAATTCCCTCACCCGCGTCAATGAAGCGAATCGAATAATACTTCAAGCCGAGGGCTGCAAAAACGCTGTACTGTTGGACGGCTTGTTTCTCGTTGGCGGCTTCGTCGGCAAATCCACTTAGCAATACGGGGGGCATGCTGAATCCTAATGGGTGTGAGGAAAGATTTTTCAAAGCTCCGCTCCATCACAGAATTCAGCTGGAAACCATCGTAGTGGATCTTGTAAAAGATCCTTTCGAACAGGGGGTCTTTAACAAGATCCACTACCAAAGAACTCTGCAAATACGGTGATCACGCGGATCGTTGAAGTTATTGAATTTAGGATACCGGATCGGGAAATTGAACGATAATGTTGCTGTTTAGGCCGCCACGTGGCGTCCAGCGGGTCTCGATTTTTGCTTGACGAGGCTTTACCTTGTCAAGAAAGTCGTCCATGATTCGATTGGTAACCTGTTCGTAGAAAATTCCTTCGTTCCGAAAACGCTGAAGATACATTTTCAAACTCTTCAGTTCCACACAAATTTGATCGGGAACGTACGAAAATATCACCGTCCCATAATCGGGCTGTCCCGTTTTTGGGCAAACCGATGTAAACTCGGGACAGTGGTGTTCGATCGTGAAATTTCTTTCCGGACTTGGATTATCGAATACTTCCAGTACGTCCGCAAAATTTGTTGAGTCGCTCAATTTTGATTTCTCCGGTGAATAAGACACGATTTTTACATGCTCCGCCCAAATCGACTAGGGGGACAACACTACGCATCGCTGAAACCTTTGTCAGTCGGCAAGGGGAAGGGATCCTTACAGGAACGGATAGTTTCTTTATCCGCACCAGCGGATGCAACTTGAGGTGTTGGTTCTGCGATACGCCGTACGCCTCCTGGAATCCTGAAGGCGAGTCGAGGACGATCGACAGCTTGGTGCGAGCGGTAAAGGAAGCTGACCTGAAGCACGTCATATTGACCGGTGGCGAACCGTTGCTTGCTCCCCAATCGACGTTGCTGGTCGAATCGCTGCAAGAAGCTGGCCATCATGTCACGATTGAAACAGCAGGGACGATCGATCGAGATGTCCGTTGCGACCTGCTATCGCTAAGCCCTAAATTCGCCAGCAGTGCTCCCGATCAAAAAGGGCACCCCGATTGGCACGATCGACACCATCGACGCCGCATGCCGATCGAAATCATGAGAAAACTGCTTAGCCAAAGTCTTGATTATCAAGTAAAATACGTCGTAAACGAACCATCGGACCTGCCGGAAGTGATGACGCTCACCGCTGAACTTGATATCCCTGCCGATAAGGTTTGGATTATGCCTCAAGGAATTACACCCGAGGAGCTCGATGCGACTTCCATTTGGCTTTCGGATTGGACTCGAAACGAAGGCTTCAATGAATGTGACCGGATGCATATTCGTTGGTACGGAAATCGCCGTGGAACCTAAGAGAAAATGAAACCATTGAGCTAAATTCCCTACGGGTTACTAGGCTTCGGCTTGGGAACAAGCGTTCACCACCACCCCTTTTGGACGACCTCCAATGATACGAACTCGATTACGACTTCTTGGCTTCGTCTCGATCATTCTTTGTCCAGTCTGGGCGTCGTTGCAGACGACCGCTTCGGATGCGAACAAGGAGGAAGCAGCTAAAGTGGAAAAGCAAGTGCTTCGTCACGCCGTTTTCTTTTCTTTCAAAGACGAAGCGTCCAAGGCAGACATTGAGAAAATTGTCGATGCCTTTGCAGCTCTACCCGAAAGAATTGATTCGATCATTGGCTTTGAGCATGGTGTGAATGTCGCATCGAACGAACGAAGTGGCGGGCTGACCCATTGCTTCTTACTCTCGTTTGCCGATGAGGCTGGCCGCTCCGCCTACCTGCCCCATCCTGAACACAAGGCCTTTGGCAATGTTTTGCGTCCGCACGTCAAGGATGTTTTCGTCATCGACTACTGGGGAACACAGGAACCGAAGAAATCAGCCTCGAAGCAACTGAAGATGGCGGTTTTTGTGAAATTCAAACCAGACGCGGAGCCGGAGCAAATCAAATCGCTTGAGAAAACGGTCTCGGAAAAACTTGCAAAGATTGAATCGATCCGTCATTTGGAATGGGGCGTCAACAACAGTCCTGAAGCTCACGACAAAGGGTTCACCCACGCCGGAATACTTACATTTGTCGATTCCGATGCTCGAGAAAAAACGATGGCGGATCCTGTGCAACAAGAAATCGCCAAGTCTCTCCAAGAACTGGCCGAGAACGTTCGCATTTTGGAATTCTGGACCCAATAGAATCCGTTTAGCTCATGACGAAACCTCTTCTTATTGCCATTTGCCTTTCCGTCTCCACGTCGATTTTCGCGTCAGCCCAAGAGCGTCGGGCTGCGGCTCCTGCTTTCGATCGTCGTGATCTGCAAGGTATCTTTTTCGATTCACTTGACGATGCGATTCGCGGTGAAAAACCATCGCTATCGAAAGTACGCCAAATGTCGAATCAAACCGTCGCCGCCGACACGGAAGCGATTGCAAATACAAAAATGGCACCGGGCGGACCCAACGGATGGAGTGAACTAATCTCCCCCGCCGCACTCGAAGATGCAGTCAAGACAACCAAATTAAGTTTCGACTCAATCGTCACGACGCCTGGAGCTTTCAATAGTGGCGGCTACTTGGATGCCCGACTTGAATTGTCCGTCCTTGCAACCTTGTTTGCGGTCATCAATGAATACACGGGCGACGTCCGCTGGAAAGATCAAGCCGCAGCGGCACGCGATTTGATCTCGCGAACGGCATTCAATTGCAAAGCAGGCTCCACCCAAGTCTACAACGAAGCAAAACGTAGAAAAGCTGACTTGCAGGACTTGGTCTCCGGTAGTGGACTGTCAAATCGGGATGCAGAAGCCGAAAATGATTGGGCGATGGTTGTCGACCGAACGCCGCTAATGCAGTATGCCGAACGACTAAGCGAGCAGCTCAAATCCGCTAGCCGTGACGCTAAGTCAGCAGAGAACAATGCGGACGCCATTCAACGTGATGCACAATTGTTGGCGATGGTCGGACGAGTGCTGACTCGCGAAGGCCTTGATGAAGCCGACGACGAAGATTACGCCGCTTTCAGCCTGAGCATGACGAAAGCTGCAACCGCCGTCGCCGTGGCCATCGAACGTGGCGAATATGAGCTCGGACCCAAAGTGGGTGCCGTTACACAAAGCTGTGATGCTTGCCATGAAATGTATCGCTAGGAGCCAAATCATAAACGAACAATCACCCGCACCGCTGATAACCAAATACGAGCACCTTGACATCGAACGGCTCGAGCAATTTGCACAACAACTACTCGATCGGTTGCCGAGTGGCTGTGTGATCGGACTTGTCGGAACGCTTGGCGCAGGAAAAACTCGGCTGGTTCAAGCG from Novipirellula aureliae includes these protein-coding regions:
- a CDS encoding 7-carboxy-7-deazaguanine synthase QueE, translated to MNKTRFLHAPPKSTRGTTLRIAETFVSRQGEGILTGTDSFFIRTSGCNLRCWFCDTPYASWNPEGESRTIDSLVRAVKEADLKHVILTGGEPLLAPQSTLLVESLQEAGHHVTIETAGTIDRDVRCDLLSLSPKFASSAPDQKGHPDWHDRHHRRRMPIEIMRKLLSQSLDYQVKYVVNEPSDLPEVMTLTAELDIPADKVWIMPQGITPEELDATSIWLSDWTRNEGFNECDRMHIRWYGNRRGT
- a CDS encoding sugar phosphate isomerase/epimerase family protein; the encoded protein is MPPVLLSGFADEAANEKQAVQQYSVFAALGLKYYSIRFIDAGEGIKNVMALSEPEIQHLVKMQGDYGLKVSSIGSPIGKVKLLDVDDGTENRYVPFAEYLKTEVQAACDRANAFGCKLIRGFSFYHPKGTKPEDHVQQVSDQLSQIADVCEANDLTFGLEVEANLVGQTGHLLATIAEKVNHPAMLTIFDGGNIVMQGFSPDEVYAQYTAMKPSLGWLHIKDYHDPTTTSRVEHVDEASVSHFVPADRGDSNHEAIFRDLKGFLPELNQRMVSRGVDGVFMDLEPHVKGGGQFGGVSGPDGFGVALRALCRVLDYAGVNYDLRRFETLQG
- a CDS encoding Dabb family protein translates to MIRTRLRLLGFVSIILCPVWASLQTTASDANKEEAAKVEKQVLRHAVFFSFKDEASKADIEKIVDAFAALPERIDSIIGFEHGVNVASNERSGGLTHCFLLSFADEAGRSAYLPHPEHKAFGNVLRPHVKDVFVIDYWGTQEPKKSASKQLKMAVFVKFKPDAEPEQIKSLEKTVSEKLAKIESIRHLEWGVNNSPEAHDKGFTHAGILTFVDSDAREKTMADPVQQEIAKSLQELAENVRILEFWTQ
- the queF gene encoding preQ(1) synthase — its product is MSDSTNFADVLEVFDNPSPERNFTIEHHCPEFTSVCPKTGQPDYGTVIFSYVPDQICVELKSLKMYLQRFRNEGIFYEQVTNRIMDDFLDKVKPRQAKIETRWTPRGGLNSNIIVQFPDPVS
- a CDS encoding glycerate kinase type-2 family protein → MKRSKGDGNISTPRTDALTIWNAGVDSVRGRELLQAQVSLDVSDPDGLFIGDHVVHRADFDRVLVIGAGKATAAMTAGLCDKIAGWLPIEGWINVPPSNAAAWSLEPRLYENDLGSIPQSVRVHEARPVGVNEPRPEGVYGTEQILGLVQNAKPRDLCIALLSGGGSALLTAPCRGITLDDKLAVIRRLSESGAGIVELNTVRKHLSRVKGGGLLRYCRAGELVTLVLSDVLGDPIDLIASGPTVEDSSSQEDAIEILKHFDPGLELPAAIYRVLGNKPETPQAITTHATTIIIGNNAVAVDEAGIVAESLGYNHIMHSQTKSEGTAEDVGRHHADMLVGMLHDRNTHRANCFVTGGEPVVTLAPPAVRGLGGRNQQLALAAYKRLIEYSLSEAEWEKIVILSGGTDGEDGPTDAAGAIVDYDVHRIAVEKKFDVDDYLIRNDAYHFFEQTGGLLKTGATGTNVCDIRVGLIDCKHQSPD